Proteins encoded within one genomic window of Synechococcus sp. PCC 7335:
- a CDS encoding aldehyde dehydrogenase produces the protein MTALSARPDSAQNSERSLQDLVRDQRAFFATGKTKPLDYRLEQLNKLREAITARQDAIIQAAKEDLGRPEFEGYFEIGVTAELSYVLKRLKSWVKPQKASLPISQLPGSAWVQPEPLGCVLIIGPWNYPFQLVISPLIGAIAAGNCAIIKPSEIAPATSKVVAELISSTFEPNYVAVKEGGVETSQALLAEKFDHIFFTGGTRVGQIVMEAAAKQLTPVTLELGGKSPCIIDKDVNVKVAAKRIAWGKYLNAGQTCVAPDYLLVHSDIKTEFVEALRQVVSEFYGDDPLQSQDFSRLVSDRQFDRVASLIEGEEIVIGGQTDRNEKFVAPTLLNNVSWDAPVMQEEIFGPILPILEYQNVEEAIAQIAARPKPLALYLFSNSRSLQEKVLASTSSGGVCINDVFLHVAIWGMPFGGVGDSGIGAYHGKTSFDTFSHMKSILRKPFWLDIDWRYPPYAKKLDFFKKIVSLS, from the coding sequence ATGACAGCCCTTTCTGCACGCCCTGATTCTGCTCAAAATTCGGAGCGATCGCTTCAAGATCTCGTCCGGGATCAGCGGGCTTTTTTTGCGACCGGAAAAACGAAGCCCTTAGACTACCGATTAGAGCAGCTCAATAAATTACGAGAAGCAATCACTGCGCGTCAAGATGCAATTATTCAAGCGGCGAAAGAAGATTTAGGGCGTCCTGAGTTCGAAGGATACTTTGAGATTGGGGTAACCGCTGAGTTGAGCTATGTACTCAAGCGGCTGAAGTCTTGGGTAAAGCCACAAAAAGCTAGCTTGCCCATTTCTCAGCTTCCTGGTTCGGCGTGGGTGCAGCCGGAGCCTTTAGGCTGCGTATTGATTATTGGGCCTTGGAACTATCCGTTTCAGCTGGTTATCTCACCTTTGATTGGGGCGATCGCCGCTGGCAACTGTGCCATCATTAAACCTTCCGAAATCGCGCCAGCTACCTCAAAAGTTGTTGCTGAGCTGATCTCATCTACTTTCGAGCCCAACTATGTCGCAGTCAAAGAAGGCGGCGTTGAAACGTCCCAGGCGCTGCTAGCTGAAAAGTTCGATCATATCTTTTTTACTGGCGGCACCCGTGTTGGTCAAATTGTGATGGAAGCAGCCGCCAAGCAGCTGACACCCGTCACTTTGGAGCTAGGTGGGAAGAGCCCCTGCATTATCGATAAAGATGTCAACGTAAAGGTCGCTGCTAAGCGGATTGCTTGGGGGAAGTATCTCAACGCCGGACAAACCTGTGTCGCTCCAGACTATCTGCTAGTTCATAGCGATATCAAAACAGAGTTTGTGGAAGCGTTGCGACAGGTTGTGTCTGAGTTCTATGGCGATGATCCATTGCAGAGTCAAGATTTCTCTAGGCTGGTGAGCGATCGCCAATTCGATCGAGTAGCTAGCTTAATAGAGGGTGAAGAAATCGTTATCGGTGGGCAGACTGATAGGAACGAAAAGTTCGTGGCCCCTACCTTGCTAAACAACGTGAGCTGGGACGCGCCTGTGATGCAAGAAGAGATCTTTGGTCCTATTTTGCCTATCCTGGAATACCAAAATGTTGAAGAGGCGATCGCGCAAATTGCTGCTAGACCTAAACCGCTGGCGCTTTATCTATTTTCAAATAGTCGATCTCTGCAAGAAAAAGTCCTTGCCTCGACCTCTTCAGGCGGTGTTTGCATCAACGATGTCTTTTTGCACGTCGCTATTTGGGGGATGCCCTTTGGTGGTGTCGGTGACAGCGGCATTGGCGCCTACCACGGAAAAACCAGCTTTGACACCTTCTCACATATGAAAAGCATCTTGAGGAAACCTTTCTGGCTAGACATCGATTGGCGCTACCCACCTTATGCTAAAAAACTAGATTTCTTCAAGAAGATCGTTAGCCTATCCTAA
- a CDS encoding LysR family transcriptional regulator, whose translation MNLRQLNYFLAVANELHFGQAAKRLNMAQPPLSMQIKQLESDLDVQLFERTQRKVSLTAAGEVLKKEAEQILERIEVARRKTQQADRGETGQMAIAFVSSAMYSILPPWISAFRQSYPQVALTFQEATGLEQISGLLSHQIDIGFVRPPIEDVSISDKVVWREPLVVALPEGHRLSTHKAISISSLEQEPFILIQRPLASEMYDKIISFCQQASFSPNITQTAQQLQTILGLVAANLGIAILPTAAQKLQRAGICYRPFIETTPAVELVMIWRKDETSRLRENFLKSRP comes from the coding sequence ATGAACCTGCGACAGCTAAATTACTTTCTAGCAGTGGCCAATGAGCTTCATTTTGGACAGGCCGCCAAGCGGTTAAACATGGCTCAGCCGCCGCTAAGTATGCAAATTAAACAGTTAGAATCTGATCTCGATGTGCAACTGTTTGAAAGAACACAAAGAAAGGTCAGCTTAACAGCCGCAGGTGAAGTTTTAAAGAAAGAAGCCGAACAAATACTTGAACGAATTGAAGTTGCTCGCCGAAAGACTCAGCAGGCGGATCGAGGAGAGACTGGGCAGATGGCGATCGCCTTTGTTAGCTCTGCCATGTACAGCATTCTACCGCCGTGGATTAGCGCCTTTCGCCAAAGCTATCCGCAAGTAGCGCTTACCTTTCAAGAGGCTACGGGCCTAGAGCAAATTTCGGGGCTGCTTTCACACCAAATCGACATTGGCTTTGTCAGGCCCCCAATTGAAGATGTTAGTATTTCAGACAAGGTTGTTTGGCGCGAGCCGTTGGTCGTAGCCCTGCCAGAAGGCCATCGTCTGAGCACTCACAAAGCAATTTCGATTAGCAGCCTTGAGCAAGAGCCTTTTATTCTCATTCAAAGACCGCTAGCGAGCGAGATGTACGACAAGATCATCAGCTTTTGCCAGCAGGCTTCATTTAGCCCTAACATTACCCAAACTGCGCAACAGCTACAAACTATTTTGGGCTTGGTTGCTGCGAATCTTGGCATCGCTATCCTACCAACTGCTGCTCAGAAGCTTCAGCGAGCAGGCATCTGCTACCGTCCTTTTATAGAAACTACCCCAGCCGTTGAATTAGTGATGATATGGAGAAAAGACGAAACTTCTCGGTTAAGAGAGAACTTCTTGAAATCTCGACCCTAA
- a CDS encoding sulfite exporter TauE/SafE family protein, whose product MELEAAFLLAAAIAAGAINAIAGGGGLLVFPALILSGIAPISANATSAAGIWVGMLASSFAYRLELRSVSRRLWPVTVASLAGGALGAWLLLNFSDEGFAVVVPYLVAIGTLLFAFSPDIARLSKRSRGNTAKLPMLNQPLLLLGQSLVALYGGFFGGGAGILMLTLLRLTNSGPLQTLQAVKVWMALCINAAALSYFVFVGVIDWPYAGLVAMGTSIGGYSSAYFAKSVPAVLLRRFVVVTGTILSIYFFVETLG is encoded by the coding sequence ATGGAGCTTGAGGCGGCGTTCTTGTTGGCAGCGGCGATCGCGGCTGGAGCGATTAATGCGATCGCCGGCGGCGGTGGTCTGTTGGTCTTTCCTGCGCTGATACTATCTGGCATTGCTCCTATCAGCGCAAACGCGACTAGCGCTGCTGGCATTTGGGTCGGTATGTTGGCCAGTAGTTTTGCCTATCGTCTGGAGCTGCGAAGTGTTTCAAGGCGTTTATGGCCAGTGACTGTTGCCAGCTTGGCGGGTGGGGCACTAGGCGCTTGGCTACTGCTCAATTTTTCGGATGAAGGCTTCGCGGTTGTTGTTCCTTATCTAGTGGCTATCGGTACGCTTTTGTTTGCATTTTCTCCTGATATTGCTCGTCTATCAAAAAGATCTAGAGGTAACACAGCTAAGTTGCCTATGCTCAATCAGCCCCTGCTACTCTTGGGACAGAGCCTAGTTGCTCTCTATGGTGGCTTTTTCGGCGGCGGCGCGGGCATTTTGATGTTGACTTTGCTAAGGCTTACCAACTCAGGCCCTTTGCAAACGCTTCAGGCTGTCAAAGTCTGGATGGCGCTGTGTATCAATGCTGCGGCCTTAAGCTACTTTGTTTTTGTGGGCGTTATTGACTGGCCCTACGCTGGTCTAGTCGCTATGGGTACATCGATAGGCGGGTATAGTAGCGCTTACTTTGCCAAAAGCGTCCCGGCTGTTTTACTCAGACGTTTTGTAGTTGTGACAGGAACTATCTTGTCAATCTATTTTTTTGTAGAGACGCTGGGATAG
- a CDS encoding trans-aconitate 2-methyltransferase — translation MPDAVWNAANYQDQFGYVWQFGESLISQLAPQPGERILDLGCGTGQLTNAIADHGAVALGIDSDPAMISQAKANYPTLSFRTDSADSFQLLTPVDAIFSNAVLHWVPRAKAAASCMANALKPGGRLVVELGSQGNMQTILTALEAISGKHNLNPWYFPKLGEYVAILEAAGLSVTYAHSFDRPTPLGASGLTGWLDMFAQRFFQHLSTEAWSDLVHQVEAAVPQLYQDGIWIADYRRLRVIALKI, via the coding sequence ATGCCAGATGCTGTTTGGAACGCTGCAAACTATCAAGACCAATTCGGCTACGTTTGGCAGTTCGGTGAAAGTTTAATATCACAGCTTGCTCCTCAGCCGGGAGAACGGATCCTGGATCTAGGCTGCGGCACTGGGCAGCTTACGAACGCGATCGCCGATCACGGTGCTGTTGCGTTAGGTATCGATAGCGACCCCGCGATGATTTCCCAGGCAAAAGCCAACTATCCTACGCTTTCTTTTAGAACCGATAGTGCCGATAGTTTTCAGCTTCTGACTCCGGTAGACGCGATCTTCTCTAACGCTGTACTGCATTGGGTGCCTAGGGCCAAAGCCGCCGCTAGCTGCATGGCAAATGCTCTTAAGCCGGGCGGAAGACTAGTTGTGGAACTAGGTAGCCAGGGCAATATGCAGACTATTCTAACGGCGTTAGAGGCGATTAGCGGCAAGCATAACCTTAACCCCTGGTACTTTCCAAAGCTGGGTGAGTATGTTGCTATTCTGGAGGCGGCTGGTTTGAGTGTAACGTATGCGCATAGTTTTGATCGGCCTACGCCACTAGGTGCATCCGGTTTGACAGGTTGGTTAGATATGTTTGCTCAGCGTTTCTTCCAGCATCTATCTACTGAAGCGTGGAGCGATCTAGTGCATCAGGTTGAAGCGGCAGTACCTCAGCTATATCAGGATGGAATTTGGATTGCTGACTACAGACGGCTAAGAGTGATTGCACTCAAGATATAG
- a CDS encoding VOC family protein — MNTYGKINYLKLPTKDIEKTKAFFTQIFDWKFKDFGSDYTVFSNAGVEGGFFQSDKSVSTESGSVLIVLYSETLEETQSQIEEAGGKVTKPIFSFPGGRRFHFSDPSGNEYGVWSDT; from the coding sequence ATGAACACCTATGGAAAGATCAACTACCTCAAATTGCCAACCAAAGACATAGAGAAGACTAAAGCGTTCTTCACTCAAATATTTGATTGGAAGTTTAAGGATTTTGGCTCTGACTATACAGTCTTTTCCAACGCTGGCGTTGAGGGTGGATTCTTTCAGTCTGACAAAAGTGTTTCTACTGAAAGCGGCAGCGTACTGATTGTTCTCTATAGTGAGACCTTAGAAGAGACTCAGTCTCAGATAGAGGAAGCAGGTGGAAAGGTTACCAAGCCCATCTTTTCTTTTCCCGGTGGGCGCCGGTTCCATTTCAGCGACCCTAGTGGTAACGAATACGGTGTTTGGTCAGACACTTAA